The following are from one region of the Phormidium sp. PBR-2020 genome:
- a CDS encoding metallophosphatase gives MTDLFLEQSHWAILSGIEGNRTAYNAVLDDIRKQDFPVDAIYILGDVVGVHPQCSELLEQLRSPQAGEPTPQICTGWWEEQCFNLHGVGPDPQALALKERYGDEVVEALWNAVPREQVEWLRSLDFGFLELDSLLIHGSTVSYDDELTPDTSPSILLDRLIRSDANQLFCGRSGLAFEYWFESGQIASKVTTLEGNEAPITQTLKPRKVVGVGSVGRTPNQASYCLYFPNTNKVEFRYLS, from the coding sequence TTGACTGATCTATTTTTAGAACAATCCCATTGGGCCATTTTAAGTGGCATTGAAGGCAACCGAACCGCCTACAACGCCGTTTTAGATGATATCCGCAAACAAGATTTTCCTGTTGACGCGATTTATATTCTCGGCGATGTTGTTGGCGTACATCCCCAATGTTCAGAACTCTTAGAACAGTTGCGATCGCCCCAAGCCGGAGAACCCACACCCCAAATTTGTACCGGCTGGTGGGAAGAACAATGCTTTAACCTTCATGGAGTTGGGCCTGATCCTCAGGCCCTGGCCTTAAAAGAGCGATATGGAGATGAGGTGGTTGAGGCCCTCTGGAACGCCGTTCCTCGGGAACAGGTTGAGTGGTTGCGATCGCTCGATTTCGGCTTTCTGGAGTTAGACAGTCTCCTCATTCACGGAAGTACAGTCAGCTACGATGACGAACTCACCCCAGACACCTCCCCCAGTATCTTACTTGATCGTCTCATCCGGTCCGATGCCAACCAGCTTTTCTGTGGCCGTTCAGGGTTAGCCTTTGAGTATTGGTTTGAATCGGGACAAATCGCCTCCAAGGTTACCACTTTAGAAGGAAACGAAGCCCCAATTACTCAAACTTTGAAACCTCGCAAAGTCGTGGGAGTTGGGAGTGTTGGGCGAACTCCCAATCAAGCCAGTTATTGCTTATATTTCCCCAATACCAACAAGGTTGAATTTCGCTATCTCTCCTAA
- a CDS encoding metallophosphoesterase family protein has protein sequence MKLAVLSCIHGNLEALDTVLHDVETQGCDRIICLGDLVGYGPYPNEVVDRIRSLEIPTVQGCWDEDIVEGLNACECSYPSLLAEKRGLRAHEWTNQVVRDDVREYLAQLPVSLRDGNLCFVHGSPNSQHEYLMPELDSFIALERVLSTEADVLFCGHTHIPYVRSLDDAKISISVKQIHPDSSPSTPVKQQLSTPVKRLVNAGSVGEPRHGRPNATYVIYDTESEAVGLRELPYDYEKTCAAIIKQGLPKIFAWRLSQGLEFAERADDPQHLCQR, from the coding sequence ATGAAACTTGCTGTTTTATCTTGTATTCACGGAAACCTAGAAGCCCTAGACACGGTCTTACATGATGTTGAGACTCAAGGCTGCGATCGCATCATCTGTTTAGGTGACTTAGTGGGCTATGGCCCCTATCCTAACGAAGTCGTTGATCGCATCCGTAGCCTAGAAATTCCCACCGTTCAAGGATGCTGGGATGAAGATATCGTTGAAGGCCTCAATGCCTGCGAATGTAGCTATCCCTCCCTATTGGCAGAAAAACGGGGACTTCGGGCCCATGAATGGACCAATCAGGTGGTTCGGGATGATGTGCGAGAGTATCTGGCCCAGCTTCCTGTTAGCCTACGGGATGGAAACCTCTGTTTCGTCCATGGAAGTCCCAATAGCCAACATGAGTATCTCATGCCGGAACTCGATAGCTTCATCGCCCTAGAACGGGTGTTATCCACGGAAGCCGATGTCCTGTTTTGCGGTCATACTCATATCCCCTACGTGCGATCGCTCGATGACGCCAAAATCTCAATTTCCGTCAAACAGATTCACCCCGACTCATCCCCATCCACTCCCGTAAAACAACAGCTTTCAACTCCCGTGAAACGGCTTGTCAATGCCGGTTCCGTCGGTGAACCCCGCCACGGGCGACCCAACGCCACCTATGTGATTTATGATACGGAGAGTGAAGCCGTTGGCCTGCGAGAACTTCCCTATGATTATGAGAAAACCTGTGCCGCCATCATTAAACAGGGACTTCCTAAAATCTTTGCTTGGCGACTTTCTCAGGGCTTAGAATTTGCCGAGCGGGCTGATGATCCTCAGCATTTATGTCAACGCTAG
- a CDS encoding GTP-binding protein has product MSNVFLVAGPSGVGKTHWIAQQLQQHPPTQPIAYLNLGGGSFPLDTNYLQTLHPKLDCLSDENAPVKLVEHQGATNPIYIEVGFHIALDSLVLPLVDCRNIVLVPPKGPETDWHHWPDTDEVIVGVGTAPDSIVNLQMQRALLSGEVFDPPSLDIFWQELIQGAYGPVQRAKAIFNIADGQTFLFNFISGLEGSDYRPLNLPLCLDGRPQGFSGLEIVGEGLDGSGIKETLQDCFVADEMLAQYQAYLKTEQETIAN; this is encoded by the coding sequence ATGTCTAATGTGTTCCTCGTTGCTGGCCCTTCCGGAGTGGGAAAAACCCACTGGATTGCCCAACAACTACAACAGCATCCCCCCACTCAACCAATCGCCTACCTCAATCTCGGGGGAGGTTCCTTTCCCCTTGATACCAACTATTTGCAAACCCTGCACCCCAAACTGGACTGTCTGAGCGACGAGAACGCCCCCGTCAAGCTAGTCGAACATCAGGGGGCGACAAATCCCATTTATATTGAAGTTGGCTTTCATATCGCCCTAGATTCCCTGGTGTTGCCCCTTGTGGATTGTCGTAACATCGTCCTGGTTCCCCCCAAGGGCCCGGAGACAGACTGGCATCATTGGCCAGACACCGACGAGGTGATTGTTGGGGTGGGAACTGCCCCCGACTCTATTGTCAACTTGCAAATGCAGCGGGCTTTACTGTCTGGGGAAGTTTTTGATCCACCCAGTTTAGATATTTTTTGGCAAGAGTTAATCCAAGGGGCCTATGGCCCGGTTCAACGGGCAAAAGCCATTTTCAACATTGCCGATGGACAGACCTTTTTATTTAATTTTATTTCCGGCTTAGAAGGCAGTGACTATCGCCCCTTAAACCTTCCCTTATGCTTGGATGGTCGCCCTCAGGGGTTTAGTGGCCTAGAAATTGTCGGAGAAGGACTTGACGGTTCTGGAATTAAGGAAACCTTACAGGATTGTTTTGTGGCTGATGAAATGCTGGCGCAATATCAAGCCTATTTGAAAACAGAACAAGAAACGATCGCCAATTAA